The sequence GTGGTCCGATCATTACACCATCCGACAAAACCTACGCATTTTATTATCGTCCGGGAAGTTCTGAAGAAACCTTGGTATATTTCGATGGCGGCGGTGCATGCTGGAACGAAGAAACCTGTGCCAGTTCTCTGCTACCCGGCCTGACTGGTGGAAAAGTCCCTTCTTCTTTTTTAGGCAAGCTGGTGGAATCTAGCAGTCCTGAAAACCTTGGTGGTATTTTTGATTTTTCTCGTAACGACAATCCCTTCAAAAATCATAGCATCATATTCGTTCCGTTTTGCACGGGGGACATTTTCTGGGGATCAAATACCGCAATATATAAAAACACCAGTCTCACGCTGCTACAAGCAGACGGAACGCCTGTTACTCTTCCTATTGGAGACATGGTAATCGAACATCGTGGCTTTGATAACTTTCTCGCCGTCAGAGAATGGATGAAAACAAGCCTGCTAAATTCACTTGATGAATCCGTTAAGCTTACCGTAGCCGGTTCAAGCGCAGGCGCCTACGGTGCGCTGTTGGCATTTCCGTATCTGAAGCAATTACTGCCAAATTCGCGTGCCCATCTTTTGTCTGATGGTGGCAATGGCGTCATACTCGACAAATTCATCCAGGATGTCTTTCAAAGCGATATCTCCCCATGGCAGGCACGCGCCAACTTTCCCAATTGGCTACCTGCTTTTGAGGCGGCAACGTTTGGTGACCCAGACTTATTTATCGTCACTATCAACACCGCTATAGCGATGCAGTATCCACGAGACCGGTTCGCGCAATTCACCACTGCCTGGGATGCCGTACAGATCCTGTTCTACAACATCATGAAGAGTGAATACACGGTTCCCAATAATGGGTTCTATGGCTGGTTCAATGTCAATGCGCAAACTGCTGGTGAGTGGAATCTACGTATGCAAGCGGGCGCAGGCGCCACATCCGCGGCAGCAAACTATCGCTTTCACATCACGCCCGGCTGCGTACACACCGCGCTACGCTTCACAGATGAGTTTTATAGCCAGACTACCGGACTTACTCCACTCAATGACTGGATCAAAAACATGATCAGTAATCGCGGCAACGCCTGGCAGTCTGAATCTTGTGATGGTGCCGACTGCAAACCGCCAGTTTACATCGACGAGACTGGTAATATTCGAGTAGACCAGGACATGGTAAACGCCTGCCTGGTCAAATCCTTTGGCAGCTAGTCGCTTCTGATTTTACACGACCAGCCCTCAACACCTGTTGAGGGCTTTTTTCACTCGTAAACATTTGTGTACTCGTGCGGCAAGACTTAGCCGCTGTGTTATGCTTGCGCTTCACATGGCAAAATGGGACATCCCGGAATGCGCTACGTTTTGGAAACGGTTCCAAACTTTTCTTTTAGTCTGTTGAGTATCAGTGGAACAATTCAGCCAGACGACTTGACGTCGATGCTAAAGGAACTATGGACAGATGAGAGGTATCGTCAGTTATCCCATGTCGCCTGGGAGTTTGTAGATATCGAGTCTGAATATTTCCAGGACGATATTTTCAGACTCTTCGAGTATGTGCGCGACCACAAACAACAACGAGGACCACACACAATCGCCATTGTAGCACCACAAGATACCGAATTCGGCCAGTCACGTATGTTTTCCACATTATGCGATGGAAGAGGGCTAAAAATCGGCGTCTTCAGAGAATTTGTCGCCGCAGCCGCCTGGCTACAACAACAGATTGCGTTTGACGAAACGACTGTTTGACATAACGTCGGTCAGTGCCACTGGCTATTGTCTGGTTGCTCAATCTTAAAACGCTCAATAAACTGCTTTAGCAGAACCTTTACTTGATGCTCTACCGGTTGAAAGAGAAAGGCCGCTTTTATCGAAGTGCCATCTCTGTGTACTTCTTGCCGAATAAGTTTTCCACGCAATACAATTTTTTGGTTATCCATACTGAATGATATGCTGGCCTGATCATATATTGTGCCGCCATTTTTAAACACATTACTTTTCAACTGGCAGCCATTTTCAGAGATATCCATAAATTCGCCGGTAT is a genomic window of Gammaproteobacteria bacterium containing:
- a CDS encoding pectinacetylesterase family protein, with the translated sequence MYFRRFFATLLLVFFAAPILAHADRHQNSGPAQLGQWQKIIPDTEMHVVDGNGNERLITPSCSGALEVTGFGPSGPIITPSDKTYAFYYRPGSSEETLVYFDGGGACWNEETCASSLLPGLTGGKVPSSFLGKLVESSSPENLGGIFDFSRNDNPFKNHSIIFVPFCTGDIFWGSNTAIYKNTSLTLLQADGTPVTLPIGDMVIEHRGFDNFLAVREWMKTSLLNSLDESVKLTVAGSSAGAYGALLAFPYLKQLLPNSRAHLLSDGGNGVILDKFIQDVFQSDISPWQARANFPNWLPAFEAATFGDPDLFIVTINTAIAMQYPRDRFAQFTTAWDAVQILFYNIMKSEYTVPNNGFYGWFNVNAQTAGEWNLRMQAGAGATSAAANYRFHITPGCVHTALRFTDEFYSQTTGLTPLNDWIKNMISNRGNAWQSESCDGADCKPPVYIDETGNIRVDQDMVNACLVKSFGS